From one Culex quinquefasciatus strain JHB chromosome 3, VPISU_Cqui_1.0_pri_paternal, whole genome shotgun sequence genomic stretch:
- the LOC6039420 gene encoding cilia- and flagella-associated protein 52, with protein sequence MSSEEVGEITNLEPAAIIGFDGHVIAGLRVHPDQKHLVFPLGNEISIYELETNRQTFLRGHTNTISTVDISPTGKMVASGQTNHMGFRAYVIIWDWQSRKEISRYELHRVKVQSLCFSSNEQYLVSLGGKDCGSIIVWDIEQNIAICGTIATKETTGDALNVCALRQRWTVFVSGGDQNLRVWHIDRDRKRLEVQDVAVGKLRREFTGMCITEDDEVLYVGTMSGDIVKIRLNVSSNPNASAQDKLPVLLGCFGKHNPRKPVGKDCEKYHYGVRDLLILPNGCLVIAAGDGTIDMVQERNRRCSSPCDWKIVVCKTVHGFPFMA encoded by the exons ATGTCCTCCGAGGAAGTGGGCGAAATAACGAACCTGGAACCGGCGGCCATCATCGGGTTCGATG GTCACGTCATCGCCGGTCTGCGCGTCCACCCGGACCAGAAGCACCTGGTCTTCCCGCTCGGAAACGAAATCTCGATCTACGAGCTGGAAACGAACCGGCAGACGTTTCTGCGCGGCCACACCAACACCATCTCGACGGTGGACATATCGCCGACGGGGAAGATGGTCGCTTCCGGCCAGACCAACCACATGGGTTTCCGGGCGTACGTCATCATCTGGGACTGGCAGAGCCGCAAGGAGATTTCCCGGTACGAGCTGCACCGGGTCAAGGTCCAGTCGCTGTGCTTCAGCTCAAACGAGCAATATCTGGTCAGCTTGGGCGGGAAGGATTGCGGCTCGATAATCGTGTGGGACATTGAGCAAAA CATTGCCATTTGTGGAACGATTGCAACCAAGGAAACCACCGGAGATGCGCTGAACGTGTGCGCCCTGAGGCAGCGTTGGACGGTGTTTGTGTCCGGGGGTGATC AAAACCTTCGCGTCTGGCACATTGACCGCGACCGGAAGCGGCTGGAGGTGCAGGACGTGGCCGTTGGCAAGCTGCGGCGCGAGTTCACCGGTATGTGCATCACCGAAGACGACGAGGTTCTGTACGTGGGCACCATGTCGGGGGACATCGTCAAGATCCGGCTGAACGTGAGCTCCAATCCGAACGCGTCGGCCCAGGACAAACTTCCGGTGCTGTTGGGATGCTTCGGGAAGCACAATCCGCGAAAGCCGGTCGGGAAGGACTGCGAGAAGTATCACTACGGGGTGCGGGATTTGCTGATCTTGCCGAACGGGTGCTTGGTTATTGCGGCGGGGGACGGGACGATCGACATGGTGCAGGAGCGTAAC CGACGGTGCAGCTCACCATGTGACTGGAAAATTGTGGTGTGCAAGACGGTGCATGGCTTTCCGTTTATGGCTTAA